A stretch of Equus przewalskii isolate Varuska chromosome 11, EquPr2, whole genome shotgun sequence DNA encodes these proteins:
- the LOC103558219 gene encoding olfactory receptor 5J3-like translates to MTPGELALASSNHTPVTQFILLGFSNYADLQELLFGVFLLIYTVTVVGNLGMMVLIFTDSRLHSPMYFFLSVLSFLDICYSSVVTPKLLINFLASDKSISFEGCVVQLTFFVVHVTAESFLLASMAYDRFMAICRTLHYGSVMTKGMCLQLVAASSAFGGINSSIQTGNVFALPFCGPNQVTHYFCDIPPLLHLVCGSKAAAGVVLYLFSALVTLLPAAVILTSYSLVLVAIGRMRSAAGREKALSTCASHFLAITIFYGTVVFTYVQPHGPTDDTSGQVVSVFYTVIIPMLNPFIYSLRNKEVKGALQRKLQVNIFPC, encoded by the coding sequence ATGACACCTGGAGAACTAGCCCTTGCCAGTAGCAACCACACCCCAGTTACCCAGTTCATCTTGTTGGGATTCTCCAATTATGCAGACCTCCAGGAGCTTCTTTTTGGAGTCTTCCTGCTCATCTATACCGTGACAGTGGTGGGCAATCTGGGAATGATGGTACTCATCTTCACGGACTCCCGTCTCCATAgccccatgtatttcttcctcagtGTCCTCTCTTTTCTTGATATCTGTTACTCTTCTGTGGTTACACCCAAGCTGTTAATCAACTTTCTGGCATCTGACAAGTCCATCTCTTTTGAGGGCTGTGTGGTCCAGCTGACTTTCTTTGTGGTTCATGTGACAGCTGAGAGCTTCCTGCTGGCCTCCATGGCCTATGATCGCTTCATGGCCATCTGCCGAACCCTCCATTACGGTTCTGTCATGACCAAAGGGATGTGTCTCCAGCTTGTGGCTGCTTCCTCTGCATTTGGTGGCATTAACTCCTCTATCCAGACTGGGAATGTCTTCGCCTTGCCTTTCTGTGGGCCCAACCAGGTAACACACTACTTCTGTGACATCCCACCCCTTCTCCACCTGGTTTGTGGCAGCAAAGCCGCAGCAGGAGTGGTCCTCTATCTCTTCTCTGCTCTGGTTACCCTTCTGCCTGCTGCAGTCATCCTCACCTCCTACAGCTTGGTCTTGGTGGCCATTGGGAGGATGCGCTCAGCAGCTGGGAGGGAGAAGGCCCTCTCCACATGTGCCTCCCACTTCCTGGCCATTACCATTTTCTATGGTACCGTGGTTTTCACCTATGTCCAGCCTCATGGACCCACTGATGATACCAGTGGCCAAGTAGTGTCTGTCTTCTACACCGTCATAATTCCCATGCTCAACCCCTTCATCTATAGCCTCCGCAACAAGGAGGTGAAGGGCGCCCTGCAGAGGAAGCTCCAGGTCAACATCTTTCCCTGCTGA